From the Rhinolophus sinicus isolate RSC01 linkage group LG02, ASM3656204v1, whole genome shotgun sequence genome, one window contains:
- the NSG1 gene encoding neuronal vesicle trafficking-associated protein 1 codes for MVKLGNNFAEKGTKQVLLEDGFDTIPLMTPLDVNQLQFPPPDKVVVKTKTAYEPDRKRRKGRISKLAEFTVSVTESMSERFKVSVLVFFALAFLTCVIFLVVYKVYKYERLCPDGFILKNAQCIPDGLAAYYAEQDTRSPDKFYAIVNHYNLAKQSITRSVSPWMSVLSEEKLSEQETEAAEKSA; via the exons ATGGTGAAGTTGGGGAACAATTTCGCGGAGAAGGGCACCAAGCAGGTGCTGTTGGAGGATGGCTTCGACACCATCCCCCTGATGACGCCCCTCGATGTCAATCAGCTGCAGTTCCCGCCCCCGGATAAG GTGGTCGTGAAAACTAAGACCGCATATGAACCTGACCGCAAGAGACGCAAAGGGCGCATTTCCAAGCTAGCCGAGTTCACCGTCAGCGTCACCGAGAGCATGTCCGAGAGGTTTAAG GTTTCGGTGCTGGTCTTCTTCGCCCTGGCCTTCCTCACCTGTGTCATCTTCCTGGTCGTCTACAAGGTGTACAAGTATGAACGCCTCTGTCCTGATGGGTTCATCCTCAAG AACGCCCAGTGCATCCCCGATGGCCTGGCGGCCTACTACGCGGAGCAGGACACGCGCTCCCCGGATAAGTTCTACGCCATCGTGAACCACTACAACCTGGCCAAGCAGAGCATTACCCGCTCGGTGTCACCCTGGATGTCGGTTCTGTCGGAAGAGAAGCTGTCAGAGCAGGAGACTGAagctgctgagaaatcagcttag